The Papio anubis isolate 15944 chromosome 5, Panubis1.0, whole genome shotgun sequence genome has a segment encoding these proteins:
- the MAT2B gene encoding methionine adenosyltransferase 2 subunit beta isoform X3: MPEMPEDMEQEEVNIPNRRVLVTGATGLLGRAVHKEFQQNNWHAVGCGFRRARPKFEQVNLLDSNAVHHIIHDFQPHVIVHCAAERRPDVVENQPDAASQLNVDASGNLAKEAAAVGAFLIYISSDYVFDGTNPPYREEDIPAPLNLYGKTKLDGEKAVLENNLGAAVLRIPILYGEVEKLEESAVTVMFDKVQFSNKSANMDHWQQRFPTHVKDVATVCRQLAEKRMLDPSIKGTFHWSGNEQMTKYEMACAIADAFNLPSSHLRPITDSPVLGAQRPRNAQLDCSKLETLGIGQRTPFRIGIKESLWPFLIDKRWRQTVFH, encoded by the exons ATGCCTGAAATGCCAGAGGACATGGAGCAG GAGGAAGTTAACATCCCTAATAGGAGGGTTCTGGTTACTGGTGCCACTGGGCTTCTTGGCAGAGCTGTACACAAGGAATTTCAGCAGAATAATTGGCATGCTGTTGGCTGTGGTTTTAGAAGAGCAAGACCAAAATTTGAACAGGTTAATCTGTTGGATTCTAATGCAGTTCATCACATCATTCATGATTTTCAG CCCCATGTTATAGTGCATTGTGCAGCAGAGAGAAGACCAGATGTTGTAGAAAATCAGCCAGATGCTGCCTCTCAACTTAATGTGGATGCTTCTGGGAATTTAGCAAAGGAAGCAG ctgcTGTTGGAGCATTTCTTATCTACATTAGCTCAGATTATGTATTTGATGGAACAAATCCACCTTACAGAGAGGAAGACATACCAGCTCCCCTAAATTTGTATGGCAAAACAAAATTAGATGGAGAAAAGGCTGTCCTGGAGAACAATTTAG GAGCTGCTGTTTTGAGGATTCCTATTCTGTATGGGGAAGTTGAAAAGCTCGAAGAAAGTGCTGTGACTGTTATGTTTGATAAAGTGCAGTTCAGCAACAAGTCAGCAAACATGGATCACTGGCAGCAGAGGTTCCCCACACATGTCAAAGATGTGGCCACTGTGTGCCGGCAGCTAGCAGAGAAGAGAATGCTG GATCCATCAATTAAGGGAACCTTTCACTGGTCTGGCAATGAACAGATGACTAAGTATGAAATGGCGTGTGCAATTGCAGATGCCTTCAACCTCCCCAGCAGTCACTTAAGACCT ATTACTGACAGCCCTGTCCTAGGAGCACAGCGTCCAAGAAATGCTCAGCTTGACTGCTCCAAATTGGAGACCTTGGGCATTGGCCAACGAACACCATTTCGAATTGGAATCAAAGAATCACTTTGGCCTTTCCTCATTGACAAGAGATGGAGACAAACGGTCTTTCATTAG
- the MAT2B gene encoding methionine adenosyltransferase 2 subunit beta isoform X1: protein MAAEAGSGERGRSGPREGGLRASELRPASILGWRRWRPEEVNIPNRRVLVTGATGLLGRAVHKEFQQNNWHAVGCGFRRARPKFEQVNLLDSNAVHHIIHDFQPHVIVHCAAERRPDVVENQPDAASQLNVDASGNLAKEAAAVGAFLIYISSDYVFDGTNPPYREEDIPAPLNLYGKTKLDGEKAVLENNLGAAVLRIPILYGEVEKLEESAVTVMFDKVQFSNKSANMDHWQQRFPTHVKDVATVCRQLAEKRMLDPSIKGTFHWSGNEQMTKYEMACAIADAFNLPSSHLRPITDSPVLGAQRPRNAQLDCSKLETLGIGQRTPFRIGIKESLWPFLIDKRWRQTVFH, encoded by the exons ATGGCAGCGGAAGCCGGAAGCGGCGAGCGGGGTCGTTCTGGGCCTAGGGAAGGCGGGCTGAGGGCGTCTGAGCTGAGGCCCGCGTCGATCCTGGGTTGGAGGAGGTGGCGGCCG GAGGAAGTTAACATCCCTAATAGGAGGGTTCTGGTTACTGGTGCCACTGGGCTTCTTGGCAGAGCTGTACACAAGGAATTTCAGCAGAATAATTGGCATGCTGTTGGCTGTGGTTTTAGAAGAGCAAGACCAAAATTTGAACAGGTTAATCTGTTGGATTCTAATGCAGTTCATCACATCATTCATGATTTTCAG CCCCATGTTATAGTGCATTGTGCAGCAGAGAGAAGACCAGATGTTGTAGAAAATCAGCCAGATGCTGCCTCTCAACTTAATGTGGATGCTTCTGGGAATTTAGCAAAGGAAGCAG ctgcTGTTGGAGCATTTCTTATCTACATTAGCTCAGATTATGTATTTGATGGAACAAATCCACCTTACAGAGAGGAAGACATACCAGCTCCCCTAAATTTGTATGGCAAAACAAAATTAGATGGAGAAAAGGCTGTCCTGGAGAACAATTTAG GAGCTGCTGTTTTGAGGATTCCTATTCTGTATGGGGAAGTTGAAAAGCTCGAAGAAAGTGCTGTGACTGTTATGTTTGATAAAGTGCAGTTCAGCAACAAGTCAGCAAACATGGATCACTGGCAGCAGAGGTTCCCCACACATGTCAAAGATGTGGCCACTGTGTGCCGGCAGCTAGCAGAGAAGAGAATGCTG GATCCATCAATTAAGGGAACCTTTCACTGGTCTGGCAATGAACAGATGACTAAGTATGAAATGGCGTGTGCAATTGCAGATGCCTTCAACCTCCCCAGCAGTCACTTAAGACCT ATTACTGACAGCCCTGTCCTAGGAGCACAGCGTCCAAGAAATGCTCAGCTTGACTGCTCCAAATTGGAGACCTTGGGCATTGGCCAACGAACACCATTTCGAATTGGAATCAAAGAATCACTTTGGCCTTTCCTCATTGACAAGAGATGGAGACAAACGGTCTTTCATTAG
- the MAT2B gene encoding methionine adenosyltransferase 2 subunit beta isoform X2, with product MVGREKELSIHFVPGSCRLVEEEVNIPNRRVLVTGATGLLGRAVHKEFQQNNWHAVGCGFRRARPKFEQVNLLDSNAVHHIIHDFQPHVIVHCAAERRPDVVENQPDAASQLNVDASGNLAKEAAAVGAFLIYISSDYVFDGTNPPYREEDIPAPLNLYGKTKLDGEKAVLENNLGAAVLRIPILYGEVEKLEESAVTVMFDKVQFSNKSANMDHWQQRFPTHVKDVATVCRQLAEKRMLDPSIKGTFHWSGNEQMTKYEMACAIADAFNLPSSHLRPITDSPVLGAQRPRNAQLDCSKLETLGIGQRTPFRIGIKESLWPFLIDKRWRQTVFH from the exons ATGGTGGGGCGGGAGAAAGAGCTCTCTATACACTTTGTTCCCGGGAGCTGCCGGCTGGTGGAG GAGGAAGTTAACATCCCTAATAGGAGGGTTCTGGTTACTGGTGCCACTGGGCTTCTTGGCAGAGCTGTACACAAGGAATTTCAGCAGAATAATTGGCATGCTGTTGGCTGTGGTTTTAGAAGAGCAAGACCAAAATTTGAACAGGTTAATCTGTTGGATTCTAATGCAGTTCATCACATCATTCATGATTTTCAG CCCCATGTTATAGTGCATTGTGCAGCAGAGAGAAGACCAGATGTTGTAGAAAATCAGCCAGATGCTGCCTCTCAACTTAATGTGGATGCTTCTGGGAATTTAGCAAAGGAAGCAG ctgcTGTTGGAGCATTTCTTATCTACATTAGCTCAGATTATGTATTTGATGGAACAAATCCACCTTACAGAGAGGAAGACATACCAGCTCCCCTAAATTTGTATGGCAAAACAAAATTAGATGGAGAAAAGGCTGTCCTGGAGAACAATTTAG GAGCTGCTGTTTTGAGGATTCCTATTCTGTATGGGGAAGTTGAAAAGCTCGAAGAAAGTGCTGTGACTGTTATGTTTGATAAAGTGCAGTTCAGCAACAAGTCAGCAAACATGGATCACTGGCAGCAGAGGTTCCCCACACATGTCAAAGATGTGGCCACTGTGTGCCGGCAGCTAGCAGAGAAGAGAATGCTG GATCCATCAATTAAGGGAACCTTTCACTGGTCTGGCAATGAACAGATGACTAAGTATGAAATGGCGTGTGCAATTGCAGATGCCTTCAACCTCCCCAGCAGTCACTTAAGACCT ATTACTGACAGCCCTGTCCTAGGAGCACAGCGTCCAAGAAATGCTCAGCTTGACTGCTCCAAATTGGAGACCTTGGGCATTGGCCAACGAACACCATTTCGAATTGGAATCAAAGAATCACTTTGGCCTTTCCTCATTGACAAGAGATGGAGACAAACGGTCTTTCATTAG